In Bacillus carboniphilus, a single genomic region encodes these proteins:
- a CDS encoding acetyl-CoA carboxylase biotin carboxylase subunit, producing MKKILIANRGEISSRIIKTAHKLGIETVAVYSEADQELPFVKEATCSYLIGEGPVQKSYLNQDKIIEIAQKERVDAIHPGYGLLSENAPFCRKVMEQGITWIGPKPEAIGLMGEKIAARKAMKEAGVPVVPGNSTSLESEEEAVQYAREIGYPIMLKASAGGGGVGLVICQTEEELKKAFTSTKGRAKAYFQNDEMFIEKYIERGRHIEVQIVADSYGNTVHLFERDCSVQRRNQKVIEESPAKSIGEETKKRLYDYAIKAACHVEYVNAGTIEFIVDQDENIYFLEMNTRLQVEHPVTEAVTNVDLVEWQIRIADGEKIPLSQEEIVQRGHSIEFRIYAENPDTLFPSPGTISTLKWGGLGEGRLDAGYAEGSTVTPFYDAMIAKYIAVGATREDCIQQANTFFSETVIEGIKTNIPLLQRIISQEWFKQGLYDTKSLQELLLIKK from the coding sequence TTGAAAAAAATTCTAATAGCAAATCGGGGAGAAATTTCTTCTAGAATAATAAAAACTGCACACAAGTTAGGAATAGAAACGGTTGCTGTCTATTCCGAGGCGGACCAAGAGCTGCCGTTTGTGAAAGAGGCTACTTGCTCCTACTTAATTGGTGAGGGCCCTGTTCAAAAATCCTACTTAAACCAAGATAAAATCATTGAAATTGCGCAAAAGGAAAGAGTGGATGCCATTCACCCAGGATACGGATTGTTGAGTGAAAATGCTCCATTTTGCCGTAAAGTGATGGAACAAGGAATTACATGGATTGGCCCAAAACCTGAAGCGATTGGTTTAATGGGAGAGAAAATCGCGGCAAGAAAAGCAATGAAAGAAGCTGGAGTCCCCGTTGTTCCAGGAAATAGTACTTCCTTAGAAAGCGAGGAAGAAGCTGTTCAATATGCAAGAGAAATCGGCTATCCAATCATGCTAAAAGCTAGTGCTGGTGGTGGTGGTGTAGGGTTAGTGATTTGTCAGACAGAAGAAGAGCTTAAAAAAGCATTTACGTCTACCAAAGGAAGAGCAAAAGCATATTTCCAAAATGACGAAATGTTTATTGAAAAATATATTGAAAGAGGGCGTCATATCGAGGTCCAGATTGTTGCGGATTCATACGGGAATACCGTTCATCTCTTTGAAAGAGACTGCTCTGTTCAAAGAAGAAATCAAAAAGTGATTGAAGAATCCCCTGCAAAATCCATTGGAGAAGAGACGAAGAAAAGGCTATATGATTATGCCATTAAAGCAGCCTGTCATGTTGAATATGTGAATGCGGGAACCATTGAATTTATAGTAGATCAAGATGAGAACATCTATTTTCTAGAAATGAACACTAGACTTCAGGTTGAGCACCCTGTGACAGAAGCTGTCACAAATGTTGATTTAGTAGAATGGCAGATTCGGATTGCTGATGGAGAAAAAATCCCGTTAAGTCAAGAGGAGATTGTACAAAGAGGGCATTCTATAGAGTTTCGAATATATGCAGAAAACCCAGATACGTTATTCCCATCTCCAGGAACCATTTCTACATTGAAGTGGGGAGGGCTTGGAGAAGGAAGACTTGATGCAGGGTATGCAGAAGGCTCAACCGTTACTCCTTTTTATGATGCCATGATTGCTAAGTATATAGCAGTTGGTGCAACTAGAGAGGATTGTATTCAACAAGCGAATACCTTCTTTAGCGAAACAGTAATTGAAGGAATTAAAACGAATATTCCTTTACTACAAAGAATTATTTCACAAGAGTGGTTTAAACAGGGATTATATGATACCAAATCCTTGCAAGAGCTTTTGCTAATAAAAAAATAA
- a CDS encoding acetyl-CoA carboxylase biotin carboxyl carrier protein subunit, whose product MQVNATMAGTVMNVLVTAGDEIQVGQEVLVIESMKMEIPIESTGAGKITEVHVQPGDFVNEGDVLISFE is encoded by the coding sequence ATGCAAGTAAACGCAACGATGGCAGGTACAGTAATGAATGTTTTAGTAACAGCAGGAGATGAAATCCAAGTAGGGCAAGAAGTATTGGTCATTGAATCAATGAAAATGGAAATCCCAATTGAGAGTACTGGGGCAGGAAAAATAACTGAAGTCCATGTACAACCTGGTGATTTTGTTAACGAGGGAGATGTACTCATTAGCTTTGAATAG